A genome region from Oenanthe melanoleuca isolate GR-GAL-2019-014 chromosome 14, OMel1.0, whole genome shotgun sequence includes the following:
- the EMP2 gene encoding epithelial membrane protein 2, which translates to MLILLAFIIVFHITSAALLFISTIDNAWWVGDNFSTDVWRMCDTNTSTCTAITDEFNEYQSIQAVQATMILSTIFCCVAFLVFILQLFRLKQGERFVLTSVIQLLSCLCVMIAASIYTDRHEDLHQSHGYRMEVSKGQYGYSFVLAWIAFAFTLISGVMYLVLRKRK; encoded by the exons ATGCTGATTCTCCTGGCCTTCATTATCGTGTTTCACATAACCTCAGCAGCGCTGCTGTTCATCTCAACTATCGACAAT GCCTGGTGGGTGGGAGATAACTTTTCTACAGATGTCTGGAGAATGTGTGACACAAATACAAGCACCTGTACGGCTATTACTGATGAGTTCAATG AGTATCAATCAATTCAGGCTGTTCAGGCCACCATGATCCTGTCTACAATTTTCTGCTGTGTGgcatttctggttttcattctTCAACTCTTCCGTCTAAAGCAAGGAGAGAGATTTGTGTTAACCTCTGTTATCCAGCTCCTGTCAT GTCTGTGTGTTATGATTGCAGCTTCCATTTACACAGACAGGCATGAAGACCTGCACCAGAGCCATGGATATAGAATGGAAGTTTCCAAAGGCCAATATGGCTATTCCTTTGTCTTAGCCTGGATTGCATTTGCCTTCACCCTGATCAGTGGAGTGATGTACTTAGTATTAAGGAAGCGTAAATAA